From Astyanax mexicanus isolate ESR-SI-001 chromosome 13, AstMex3_surface, whole genome shotgun sequence, the proteins below share one genomic window:
- the slc34a2b gene encoding solute carrier family 34 member 2b encodes MAPRPELGSDPAVPPPDLDGKDSKITESKDTLVLPAYSTVALVDPEPEVDPWQLPELQESGPKWSELDTKGKIFQVVTSVARFCLLLGFLYMFVCSLDVLSSAFQLVGGKAAGDIFQDNVVLSNPVAGLVIGVLVTVLVQSSSTSSSIVVSMVSSGLLEVQSAVPIIMGANIGTSVTNTIVAVMQAGDRNEFRRAFAGATVHDFFNWLSVLVLLPLEVATGVLYKLTKLLIDSFNIQTGQDAPDLLKVITEPLTKNIIELDSSVISDIAIGDPSARNKSLIKTWCKKQKITNLVNITVPSEANCTIGAPCWEINNETWTQQNVTETVNIAKCTHLFVSTDLPDLAVGLILLALSLLVLCTCLILIVKLLNSMLKGQVAVAIKKVLNTDFPFPFAWVTGYLAILVGAGMTFIVQSSSVFTSAITPLVGIGVISIERAYPLTLGSNIGTTTTAILAAMASPGEKLANSLQISLCHFFFNIFGILLWYPIPITRVPIRLAKALGDRTAKYRWFAIVYLILCFFVMPLLVLGLSIAGWQVLVGVGVPIVALLIFVLVVNIMQTRCPHFLVPMLRSWDFLPKPLHSLKPWDRVVTSVMGFCGAHCCCCCKCCKKGKADGENDEGLEKKKGLEMYDNPALCVEDEKIQTISGTHL; translated from the exons ATGGCTCCTCGGCCTGAGCTCGGCAGTGACCCTGCAGTTCCTCCTCCAGATCTCG ATGGTAAAGACAGTAAGATCACAGAGTCTAAGGACACGCTGGTATTGCCAGCGTACTCCACCGTGGCCCTGGTGGACCCGGAGCCTGAGGTCGACCCGTGGCAGCTTCCTGAGCTGCAGGAGTCGGGGCCGAAGTGGTCAG AGCTGGACACCAAGGGGAAGATCTTCCAGGTTGTGACCTCAGTGGCCAGGTTCTGTCTGCTGCTGGGGTTCCTCTACATGTTCGTCTGCTCACTGGACGTCCTGAGCTCCGCCTTCCAGCTGGTTGGAG GGAAGGCTGCAGGCGATATCTTTCAGGACAATGTGGTTCTGTCGAACCCTGTGGCGGGGCTGGTTATTGGAGTGCTGGTCACTGTGCTGGTTCAGAGTTCCAGTACTTCGTCTTCCATTGTCGTCAGCATGGTGTCTTCTGGAT TGTTAGAGGTGCAGTCAGCAGTGCCAATCATCATGGGGGCCAATATTGGCACCTCCGTCACCAACACCATTGTGGCCGTCATGCAGGCAGGAGACCGCAACGAGTTCCGCAG GGCGTTTGCTGGAGCCACCGTTCATGACTTCTTTAACTGGCTGTCCGTGCTGGTGCTGCTTCCCCTGGAGGTGGCCACGGGCGTTCTCTATAAGCTCACCAAACTCCTCATCGACTCCTTCAATATCCAGACCGGCCAGGATGCCCCAGACCTTCTCAAAGTCATCACAGAGCCACTCACCAAGAACATCATTGAG CTGGACAGTTCCGTAATCAGCGACATCGCAATCGGTGACCCCAGTGCTCGGAACAAGAGCCTGATCAAAACATGGTGTAAAAAGCAGAAAATTACG AACCTGGTGAACATCACAGTGCCTAGTGAAGCTAACTGCACCATAGGAGCCCCCTGCTGGGAGATAAACAACGAGACGTGGACACAGCAGAATGTAACAGAAACTGTGAACATAGCCAAAT GTACCCATCTCTTTGTGTCGACAGATCTTCCTGATTTGGCAGTTGGCCTGATCCTGCTGGCTCTGTCGCTGCTGGTCCTCTGTACCTGCCTCATTCTCATCGTCAAGCTGCTGAACTCCATGCTGAAAGGCCAGGTGGCCGTCGCCATCAAGAAGGTGCTCAACACAG ATTTCCCCTTTCCATTCGCCTGGGTCACGGGTTATCTCGCCATCTTAGTGGGAGCAGGAATGACCTTCATCGTGCAAAGCAGCTCTGTCTTCACCTCCGCCATTACTCCTCTTGTTG GTATTGGTGTTATTAGCATTGAGCGAGCCTATCCTCTTACTCTGGGCTCCAATATCGGAACAACAACGACTGCTATTCTCGCAGCTATGGCCAGTCCTGGAGAAAAACTGGCCAACTCTCTGCAA ATCTCGCTCTGCCACTTCTTCTTCAACATCTTTGGCATCCTCCTGTGGTACCCCATCCCTATCACCCGTGTGCCCATCCGCCTGGCCAAAGCTTTGGGCGATCGCACAGCCAAGTACCGCTGGTTTGCCATCGTCTACCTCATCTTGTGCTTTTTCGTCATGCCTCTGTTGGTGCTAGGACTGTCCATCGCTGGCTGGCAGGTTCTGGTGGGGGTCGGGGTGCCAATCGTTGCTCTGTTGATCTTCGTGTTGGTGGTGAACATCATGCAGACCCGCTGCCCACACTTCTTGGTTCCCATGCTGCGCAGCTGGGACTTCCTGCCCAAGCCTCTCCACTCTCTCAAGCCGTGGGACCGCGTGGTGACCAGCGTCATGGGCTTCTGCGGtgcccactgctgctgctgctgcaaatgCTGCAAGAAGGGAAAGGCAGATGGCGAGAACGATGAAGGGTTGGAGAAGAAGAAGGGGCTGGAGATGTACGACAACCCTGCGCTCTGTGTGGAGGATGAGAAGATTCAGACCATATCTGGAACACATTTGTAG